A stretch of Porites lutea chromosome 5, jaPorLute2.1, whole genome shotgun sequence DNA encodes these proteins:
- the LOC140936795 gene encoding LOW QUALITY PROTEIN: CD5 antigen-like (The sequence of the model RefSeq protein was modified relative to this genomic sequence to represent the inferred CDS: deleted 2 bases in 1 codon), with translation MKGFKCTRLLPQLEDKIDPRQYSRKGHSTLDALLYKIASSDIRGGGHAVMRIVLEFLSVATVLVKVSLVFGEHSVDFEVYQDHVNKNELVASKTPAFKPVGCLRDHVRRPRPLPKLVANLRQDIVWTDLNRTIIECGRIVNEIGFHYFGVQFYGECWSGKDAEVNFNKQGKSGRCIYGVGKGHADFVHALVEKEVTVRLINGSNSGRGRVEVFHRRKWGTVCDRNWDNRDATVVCRMLGFPGALSAPRSATFEEATGTIRLGDVGCNGSETNLAHCSHKDYIADCNHLHDAGAVCRVGVLDPQPSIPYRLVGGLSRSEGRVEVFHNRQWGTIYNRGSDLTAATIMCRMLAYTGAMETPSYGMGFGRIWLSEIAVNCQGQETSIFRCKRAEWGEAINCDHFNDAGVKCYF, from the exons ATGAAGGGCTTTAAGTGCACCAGACTTCTACCCCAGTTGGAAGACAAGATTGATCCTCGACAGTATTCTCGCAAGGGGCATTCGACATTAGATGCTCTCCTATACAAAATTGCTTCAAGCGATATACGAGGCGGTGGACATGCAGTG atgAGAATTGTCCTTGAGTTCCTATCAGTGGCTACCGTTCTTGTGAAAGTGTCTCTCGTATTTGGAGAACACTCAGTGGACTTTGAAG TTTATCAAGACCATgtcaataaaaatgaactggTGGCATCCAAGACTCCCGCATTTAAGCCCGTAGGTTGCCTCAGAGACCATGTTCGTAGACCCCGACCACTTCCCAAACTGGTTGCTAATCTCCGACAAGACATCGTTTGGACAGACCTGAATAGGACCATTATAGAGTGTGGTCGCATAGTTAACGAGATAGGCTTTCATTACTTTGGAGTTCAGTTCTATGGCGAATGTTGGAGCGGCAAAGATGCAGAGGTTAACTTCAACAAACAAGGGAAGTCTGGGAGGTGTATTTACGGAGTTGGAAAAGGGCACGCGGATTTCGTTCATGCCTTGGTAGAAAAAG AAGTAACAGTGCGCCTTATTAATGGCTCAAACAGCGGACGCGGCAGAGTTGAAGTATTTCACAGAAGAAAATGGGGAACTGTTTGTGACAGAAATTGGGACAATCGTGATGCAACTGTAGTATGTCGCATGCTTGGCTTTCCGG GAGCTCTATCCGCGCCTCGAAGTGCCACATTCGAAGAAGCAACAGGAACTATTCGGCTTGGTGACGTTGGTTGTAACGGAAGTGAAACAAACCTCGCTCACTGTTCACACAAAGATTATATCGCGGACTGTAATCACTTACATGATGCTGGTGCTGTTTGCCGAGTGGGCGTTCTGGACCCACAGCCAAGCATACCAT ATCGTCTTGTGGGAGGGTTAAGCCGTAGTGAAGGCCGAGTGGAGGTGTTTCATAATCGACAATGGGGAACAATTTACAACAGAGGCTCAGATCTAACAGCTGCAACAATCATGTGTCGGATGCTAGCCTATACTGGTGCCATGGAAACGCCAAGTTATGGCATGGGCTTTGGTCGTATTTGGCTTAGTGAAATTGCT GTCAATTGCCAAGGGCAGGAAACTTCAATATTTCGATGTAAACGTGCAGAATGGGGCGAGGCCATAAACTGTGACCATTTCAACGACGCTGGAGTCAAATGCTATTTTTAA
- the LOC140937313 gene encoding pancreatic secretory granule membrane major glycoprotein GP2-like, translating into MMFRLFVVAFLLIHVGLKASSTGNSKYVKVGCFEDRFHSRALPELIANYRGSDQFDWFNLDKYAKKCAEEAKKRNYMFFGIQFYGECWSGVNAALSYDKYGPSPRCIQNVGMDLANFVYRFVGEENECLHYTILKSSDRASSFKLPTGVSPSCDKDLPLKWYRFMLPAGTKIASTCIPSQRCNTVVTGWLKTAHPKSTDGIDSGEICFRWQSNCCQWSQNIYVRNCGRFYVYKLPHTIGCPMRYCGQP; encoded by the exons ATGATGTTTCGTCTCTTCGTTGTTGCATTTCTTCTAATTCATGTAGGCCTCAAAGCAAGCTCAACAG GTAATTCAAAGTATGTGAAGGTCGGTTGCTTTGAAGATAGATTCCATTCAAGAGCTCTTCCTGAATTGATTGCAAACTATCGTGGCTCAGACCAGTTCGACTGGTTTAATCTGGATAAATATGCGAAGAAATGCGCTGAAGAGGCAAAGAAGAGGAATTATATGTTCTTTGG AATTCAGTTTTATGGAGAATGTTGGAGTGGAGTGAATGCAGCTCTCAGCTATGATAAGTACGGTCCCTCCCCTCGATGCATACAAAACGTGGGCATGGACCTAGCCAATTTCGTCTATAGATTTGTAGGGGAAG AAAACGAATGCCTGCATTACACCATCCTTAAATCCTCTGATCGTGCCTCATCATTCAAACTACCCACGGGTGTCTCACCGTCTTGTGATAAGGATCTTCCTCTTAAATGGTACCGCTTCATGCTACCAGCAGGAACCAAAATTGCTTCAACCTGTATTCCATCCCAGCGATGCAACACTGTAGTTACTGGGTGGTTGAAAACGGCCCATCCTAAATCCACTGATGGCATCGATAGCGGGGAGATCTGTTTCCGTTGGCAATCTAATTGCTGTCAATGGTCTCAAAACATTTACGTTCGAAACTGCGGCAGGTTCTATGTCTACAAGCTTCCACACACCATAGGTTGTCCTATGCGCTATTGTGGACAGCCATGA